The following are encoded in a window of Bacillus xiapuensis genomic DNA:
- a CDS encoding ABC transporter permease subunit: protein MLTLIKFELDKLVRNKTFLITSVISLLAIAGIFLVGYYYSQVSYVEQKNADKGYPEFYSEITNKYAGEFNDQKVEEVLTDYMDRYQSHVDEEKRPFDVFSYYIGDIFFPKEEDVYLKMNEAMESGEKITFDQLDIRSVQEVGFASFDKPLKLGAYNTWGDLFSVTNSIFLLSCLLIIFICSSVFSNDSASNINQLLLSTKHGRGKLTAAKIMAATGISIPIFAAIQLISFLFFYYYHGISGWDASIQTNFSFKLYDFPMEMNNLQVYLLVIGVQMIGVLLIVGMTLLISSMTKSPFISLATSLGAFFLPYLLGKIFQTGTMAKILNLFPIQHYQVEDMLTIMETDFVYFLHAFIPNVILTICFALVIKITADLIIYFRMKYLQVK, encoded by the coding sequence ATGCTTACGCTTATAAAATTTGAGCTGGATAAATTGGTAAGGAATAAGACTTTTCTTATAACAAGTGTTATTTCGTTGTTGGCTATTGCTGGCATATTCTTGGTGGGTTATTATTATTCACAAGTTTCTTATGTGGAACAAAAAAATGCAGATAAGGGCTATCCAGAATTTTATTCAGAGATTACTAATAAATATGCTGGGGAGTTTAATGATCAAAAAGTCGAAGAGGTTTTAACAGACTATATGGATAGATACCAGAGTCATGTTGATGAAGAGAAAAGACCTTTTGATGTGTTTTCTTACTATATTGGAGATATCTTTTTCCCTAAAGAAGAAGATGTCTATTTAAAAATGAATGAAGCAATGGAAAGTGGAGAAAAAATAACCTTCGATCAACTTGATATCAGAAGTGTGCAGGAGGTTGGATTTGCAAGTTTCGATAAACCTTTAAAGCTTGGCGCTTACAATACGTGGGGGGATTTATTTTCAGTTACGAACAGTATCTTTCTTCTCTCATGCTTGTTAATTATTTTTATTTGTTCCTCTGTTTTTTCTAATGATTCTGCCAGCAATATTAATCAACTGTTACTCTCCACAAAACATGGAAGAGGAAAATTGACGGCGGCAAAGATTATGGCGGCAACAGGGATTTCCATTCCAATATTTGCAGCTATTCAGTTGATTTCATTTCTTTTCTTCTATTACTATCATGGTATTAGTGGATGGGATGCTAGTATTCAAACTAATTTTTCTTTTAAGCTATACGATTTTCCTATGGAAATGAACAACCTGCAAGTTTACCTTTTAGTAATCGGTGTTCAGATGATAGGGGTACTTTTAATAGTAGGTATGACATTGCTCATATCATCTATGACGAAATCTCCATTTATTTCGTTAGCCACTTCTTTAGGAGCTTTTTTCTTACCGTATTTGCTGGGGAAAATATTTCAAACGGGAACAATGGCGAAAATACTGAATCTATTTCCTATACAGCATTATCAGGTGGAAGACATGCTAACAATCATGGAGACAGACTTCGTGTACTTTTTACATGCTTTTATTCCCAATGTTATTTTAACGATTTGTTTTGCGCTAGTTATCAAGATTACAGCTGATTTAATCATTTATTTTAGAATGAAGTATTTGCAAGTAAAGTAA